ACGATCGAAATCCCCAAGGGGGAGCGCAACAAGTACGAGATGGACCACAAGACGGGGCGCATCCGCCTGGACCGCACCCTGTTCACGGCCACCCAGTACCCGGCCGACTACGGGTTCATCGACGAGACCCTGGGGCAGGACGGTGACCCGCTCGACGTCCTCGTCCTCGTGCAGGAGCCCACGTTCCCCGGCTGCCTGATCCGGTGCAGGGCGATCGGCATGTTCCGCATGACCGACGAGAAGGGCCCGGACGACAAGATCCTGGCCGTACCGTCGGACGACCCGCGGATGGAGCACCTGCGGGACATCCACCACCTCAACGAGTTCCACAAGCTGGAGATCGAGCACTTCTTCCAGGTCTACAAGGACCTGGAGCCCGCCAAGAGCGTCGAGGGCTCCACCTGGGCCAGCCGCGCCGAGGCCGAGGCCGAGATCCAGCGCTCCTACGAACGCGAGGCCGCCGCCAAGAAGGAGGAGCAGGCCGAGGAGCAGTGAGAGCCGTCCCCAGCTCGAACTCGGGCCCCGTCGCACCGTGCGGCGGGGCCCGAGTTCGTTGTGGACGTTGTGCGACGTCCGTGGACTCAGCTCTCCACGGTCACTCCCATCGAACGGGCGGTGCCCGCGACGATACGCATCGCCACCTCGACGTCCGAAGTGTTGAGATCCGGCAGCTTGCGTTCGGCCACCCGCCGCAGCGCGGCCCGGCTCAACGTCCCGGCCTTCTCGTGCCCCGGCCTCCCCGCGCCCGGCCCACCCAGTTCCTTACGGATCAGATGCGACGTCGGGGGCGTCTTGTACCGCAGCGAGAACGACCGGTCCTCGAACACGGTGATCACGACGGGGACGACGTCGCCCCGCTGCCCCGCCGTCGCCGCGTCGTAGGCGCGCTTGACCTCGACGAGGTTGATCCCGGTCTGCCCCAGCGCCTTGCCGAGGTCGGCCACGGGAGCCTCGCCCGCGGGCAGGTGGAGGGTGGTCTCGAACTTCTTCGCCTTGCTTGTCGCCACGGGCGGCGACGCTATGGGCTCCAGTGACTGGAGACTCCAGTTCTTTTCTTCTACCGCACCTCTTCGATGCCGTCGGCGTGCCGACGGGCGAGCGCACGGTAGACCTCGGCGTTGTGGTCCACCCACGCCCTGGCCGTGTCGGAGAGCGGGGTGAAGCTCTTGGCGGGGCTGCCCTTGGCGACCGTCTCGTCGGGGACCCGCGTGTTCGGGGTGACGGTGGCGCCCGCCGCGACGAGGCTCCGCCTGCCCACCACGGCCTTGTCGAGCACGATCGCCCCGTTGCCGATCAACGCCTGCTCCCCGATGGTGCAGTCGTGGACGACGCAGGCGTGCCCGATGGTGGCGTTGGGACCGATCTCGCACACCCCGTCGTTGACGTGCACCACCGTGTTGTCCTGGACGTTGGCGCCCTCGCGCACCACGATCCTGCCGAAGTCGCCGCGTAACACGACGCCGTACCACACCGAGGCGCCCTTCTCCACGACCACGTCGCCGATCAGCGTCGCGGTGGGGGCGATCCAGGCTTCCGGATGCACGGTGGGGCTCACGCCCTCGAAGGCGAACATCGGCATGGCCACACCCTAACGGCTTCGACGGGGTCCGGAACCGACATCGGGACACGTGATGATCGCAACACTCGACGTGATCCTCGGGAGCGCGCGGACGGCCCTGCCAAAGCAATCCGTTCCACCGTCGGCCGACGTCGAGTGCCAGAGAAACGAAACAGGCCCCCTCCGCACTGGAGGAGGCCTGTTCGTGGAGCCGCCTGGGGGAATCGAACCCCCGACCTGCTCATTACGAGTGAGCCGCTCTGGCCGACTGAGCTAAGGCGGCGCGCGGGCGAACCCGGCTTGCTCAAGAGTATAGCGATCCGATTTCGGGCGTCACCGGCGGGGGCCGTCGTCGTTGATCGGGACAACGACACCGGCATCGTCCGCCGGTCAGTGGTTACTGGGAGGACTTCTCGCATGGGCCGCACGCGTCACGGCCGTCTCCACACTCTGGCTCTGCCCACGACGGCAGCGCTGCTCCTGCTCCTGGCCGCGCCCGCCGCCGCACAGACCGTTCCCACGACCCCGGCGCCCACCCCCGCGGAGGAGGGCCAGCCCCCGATCTCCTCGGAGACCAAGCCGAAGGGGCGCGTGATGGCGGAGGCGGCGACCGCGCTGGGAGTGCTACGGCTGCTGCCGGAGGCCATGGACGCCGAGGCCGTCATGCCCGGCTGGGATCGTGACCTACCGAAGCAGTCCGCGTTGGAGGGCGGGGTCGGCCTGTCGTACGCCCGCGCCGACAGCGAGTCCTATCAGGCACACGAACGCTCCATCGCCGAGGCGTCGCCGTTCAGTCTCTCCGTCGCCGGGCACACCCCGCAGACGCCCGGCTCCGTCGCGCAGACGGCGTTGCCGGACAACGACAAGGCCCTCTCCACCGGTCTCGAAGCCCCCGACAACCCCCTCGTCAACCTGAGCGCGCTCCAGGGCAGGGCCCATGCCCGGTGGAGCGAGACCCTGGGCCCGTGTGTCGGCACTATCGCCGACGCCGGCACGTCGGTGGCGGACCTGTCCCTCGTCAACACCATCCCCACGATGCCGGACAGCAACCGAGTCACCGCGGCCGGAGGCGAACTCGGTGCCGCGCTGGAGGAGATGCCGGGCTCGCTCGCCAACCTCGGTGGGCTGCTGTCGGGGAAGAGCTCCCTCGTCAGCGTGGACAAGGCACTGTCGACCCGCTCGGTGGTGCGGCTGGTGGACGCCGAGGGCACCGACGGCACGCGCAAGGCCGTCGAGGCCGTGTCCACCTTCCAGGGTGGCCGCATCGACATCCTCAAGGGGACGCCGCTCGGGCTCACCGTCAAGGTCGCGAGCCAACCGACCCTCCGCGTGGTGTCCACGGGAGAGGCCGAGACGTCCAGCGTCGACTACACCGCGCCCGTCTTAAGCGTCGAGCGGAACGGCAAGACGCTGTTCCGGCTGGACGCGGCCCACCCGACCGCGGACATCCCCATCGGAGTTCCGCTGCCCGAGCTGAAGGACCTGCCCGGCTACGAGGACGTCAAGGACACGCCCGTGATCGGTGACGCGGCCGAGCGGGCCGACGGCGGGATCACCACCTTGTCCGAGCAGGCGTCCAAGCGCGTGCTCGACATCGGTGTCCTGCGGCTCAGCGTCGCCGAGCTCGACGAGAAGGCGCAGACGGTGACCGAGCCCTTCGCCGGGCACCAGGTGTCGGCGGTCGCGCGGCTGCTCGACGTGCGCGTGCTGCCCACCGAGCGGCTGCGGAAACTGCTTCCCTCCGACCTCGCGTCCTCGCTGCCTTCCGCGTTGTTGCAGGTGTCGGTGGGCGAGCAGAGCGCGAGCGCGTACGCCCCCGAGGGAGGGGTGGACTGCTCCGAGCCGAAGGAGCCCGCCGCTCCGGCCGAGTCCGAGGCTCCCCCGGCCGCCGGTGACCGCCCCGGCTCCGGAGCCGACGTGCCCACCGCTCTCGCGCACACGAACGCCGCCTACTCCACCGTGCCGCTGTTCTGGACCGGAACGGCGTTGCTGCTGACCGGTGTGGTGTTGGTGGCGGCACTGCCCAACCGGCCGCTCCGAGCCCCCGCTCCGGTGAAGCCGTCACCCCGCCCCCGAGGGAAGTGACGGACCGGGCCACCTCCCTGCGCGGGGTGGCCCGGTAGGCACCGCACGCCGAGGCGCGTGCGGTGTCAGCCCTCGCGGAGGGTCGTCAACATCGCTTCCACGGCGATGCGGGGTTTGACGTTCCATCCGATGGCCTCACGGCAGGACAGCACGGCTTCGAGCCGACGCAGCGCCGAGACGGGGCCCCACTGCCGGGCCGCCTCGGCCGACTGTTCGGCGAAGTCGGGGTGGGTCAACGCCGTGTCCGCGCCACTGGCCTGCACCAGCACATCGCGGTAGAACCCGGCGAGATCCACCAGCGCGAGGTCGAGCGTGTCGCGGCGCGTCCTGGTCGCCCGCGACTTCTGCCGCTTCTCCAGCGCACGGACGGCGGCGTCGGCCGCTCGTTTGGCCGCCGCGGCCCCCTTACCGGTGCCGCCCGCGCCCATCGCGGTGCGCAACGCGTCCTGCTCGGCCTCGTCGCGCGCCTTGCTCTCCTCCGTGGCGT
The window above is part of the Saccharomonospora glauca K62 genome. Proteins encoded here:
- a CDS encoding inorganic diphosphatase, whose amino-acid sequence is MEFDVTIEIPKGERNKYEMDHKTGRIRLDRTLFTATQYPADYGFIDETLGQDGDPLDVLVLVQEPTFPGCLIRCRAIGMFRMTDEKGPDDKILAVPSDDPRMEHLRDIHHLNEFHKLEIEHFFQVYKDLEPAKSVEGSTWASRAEAEAEIQRSYEREAAAKKEEQAEEQ
- a CDS encoding uL11 family ribosomal protein: MATSKAKKFETTLHLPAGEAPVADLGKALGQTGINLVEVKRAYDAATAGQRGDVVPVVITVFEDRSFSLRYKTPPTSHLIRKELGGPGAGRPGHEKAGTLSRAALRRVAERKLPDLNTSDVEVAMRIVAGTARSMGVTVES
- a CDS encoding gamma carbonic anhydrase family protein, which translates into the protein MPMFAFEGVSPTVHPEAWIAPTATLIGDVVVEKGASVWYGVVLRGDFGRIVVREGANVQDNTVVHVNDGVCEIGPNATIGHACVVHDCTIGEQALIGNGAIVLDKAVVGRRSLVAAGATVTPNTRVPDETVAKGSPAKSFTPLSDTARAWVDHNAEVYRALARRHADGIEEVR